A window from Paraburkholderia acidiphila encodes these proteins:
- a CDS encoding RNA polymerase sigma factor yields METPPTPSPLATQDREIADTVARERPRLRNFIRRRVIDQDEAEDILQDVFEELVQAWRLPEPIEQVGAWLYRVARNRIVDRFRKRKEVPLGEPEGDESEYRLDLALPSPDAGPEAAYERAAMLDALRAALDELPANQREVFIAHELDGRSFKEMAAASGIGVNTLLARKRYAVLHLRERLRASWDDSAI; encoded by the coding sequence ATGGAAACGCCGCCCACTCCGAGCCCGCTCGCCACGCAGGACCGCGAAATCGCCGACACCGTCGCCCGCGAGCGCCCGAGGCTGCGCAATTTCATTCGCCGCCGCGTGATCGACCAGGACGAAGCCGAGGACATTCTTCAGGACGTATTCGAAGAGCTGGTTCAAGCATGGCGGCTGCCGGAGCCCATCGAGCAGGTTGGCGCGTGGCTCTATCGCGTGGCGCGAAATCGCATCGTCGACCGCTTTCGCAAACGCAAGGAAGTGCCGCTCGGCGAGCCGGAGGGGGACGAGAGCGAGTATCGGCTCGACCTCGCGCTGCCCTCGCCCGATGCGGGCCCCGAGGCCGCGTATGAGCGCGCGGCGATGCTCGATGCCCTGCGCGCCGCGCTCGACGAATTGCCGGCGAACCAGCGCGAGGTGTTTATCGCGCACGAACTGGACGGGCGCAGTTTCAAGGAAATGGCAGCCGCAAGCGGGATTGGCGTGAATACGCTGCTGGCGCGCAAACGTTATGCGGTGCTGCATCTGCGAGAACGTTTGCGCGCGTCGTGGGACGACTCCGCAATTTGA